The Stratiformator vulcanicus genome has a segment encoding these proteins:
- a CDS encoding lactonase family protein, which translates to MRSTFLKSFIPLLDQRMKNIFNLCVLFLLMSGSESYAGDAGPTGTRLFYQDENAAVLRWLDVSGANQPQFGSDSVVTGLPKLDSERQRLVQMQPLGKYLVVGVRDDAEGEHGSGWIAVRTGVNGSQHGNHSHWSYKDKPETASININAAQGNPAHVYRYGNAVYLANDTKNGFTRLDERAIDSGEALKEGFGFQSGGGGHITLSVISDRIGYSTWIDGGGPNKGRVDVVRLKRSGGGEIAYSLHLEHGVLHGATMRYGKAFFAPSSGIYWLKADSTGRQSPESVKIHRIDLGVSSEDESPLRAGSFTGYRNYVLCTVGKGSDASLCLLDARRTPPAMTMLPLNIDEGLSPVGLKVVRTIAGKRLAFVFADKPGDVERDEFLKVIDLDPNGNLRFDEAKVTATLSVGASEVVGHSGHHAITFDADGRFAYFSNPGDGTLSTFSLTDLVVVAETPVEGKPGALIAIGGREVKH; encoded by the coding sequence TACGCCGGCGACGCGGGTCCGACTGGCACCCGCCTGTTCTATCAAGACGAAAATGCCGCGGTTCTCCGTTGGCTTGACGTGTCCGGAGCGAACCAGCCGCAATTCGGAAGTGATTCCGTGGTGACCGGATTGCCGAAGCTGGATTCGGAACGTCAACGACTTGTTCAAATGCAGCCGCTAGGGAAGTACCTTGTGGTCGGCGTTCGTGATGATGCCGAAGGAGAACACGGTAGCGGTTGGATCGCGGTTCGGACCGGAGTCAACGGAAGCCAACACGGCAACCACTCACACTGGTCCTATAAAGATAAACCGGAAACCGCCTCGATTAATATTAATGCCGCTCAGGGGAACCCCGCACACGTATACCGTTACGGAAACGCGGTTTACTTAGCCAACGATACCAAGAATGGATTTACCCGGCTTGATGAGCGGGCAATCGACAGCGGCGAAGCCCTGAAAGAAGGCTTCGGCTTTCAATCGGGTGGGGGTGGTCACATCACCCTTTCGGTTATTTCCGACCGAATCGGCTATAGCACGTGGATTGACGGTGGCGGTCCGAACAAGGGTCGTGTCGACGTCGTGCGACTGAAGCGCAGCGGCGGCGGCGAAATTGCCTACTCTTTGCACCTCGAGCACGGCGTGCTCCACGGGGCTACCATGCGTTACGGCAAAGCTTTCTTCGCGCCCTCTTCCGGCATCTACTGGCTAAAGGCTGATTCGACGGGACGTCAATCACCCGAATCAGTTAAGATTCACCGAATCGACCTCGGTGTTAGTAGTGAAGACGAATCGCCACTTAGGGCCGGGTCGTTTACAGGCTATCGCAATTATGTCCTTTGCACCGTTGGAAAAGGGTCCGATGCAAGCCTGTGCCTGCTTGATGCGAGGCGGACGCCGCCGGCGATGACCATGTTGCCTCTTAATATCGACGAGGGGTTGTCGCCAGTCGGTCTCAAGGTTGTCCGCACCATTGCGGGCAAACGACTCGCGTTCGTCTTCGCGGACAAGCCGGGCGACGTGGAGCGAGATGAATTCTTAAAGGTGATTGATCTCGACCCCAACGGCAACCTCAGATTCGACGAAGCCAAAGTCACTGCGACGTTGAGTGTCGGAGCGAGCGAAGTCGTTGGGCACTCCGGGCACCACGCGATCACGTTCGATGCCGACGGACGGTTTGCGTACTTCAGTAATCCCGGTGACGGAACGCTTTCAACTTTCTCGCTGACCGACCTTGTCGTCGTTGCAGAAACACCCGTGGAAGGTAAGCCGGGGGCCCTGATCGCGATCGGCGGTCGAGAGGTCAAGCACTAA
- a CDS encoding HoxN/HupN/NixA family nickel/cobalt transporter, with the protein MFAHIHVQEMTLGLGLLFGALHALEPGHGKTALFVHLLDGRRSRWVPLTMGLSTAVSHTLSLLLIAFCVHGVTHMIAHGVAESVVPETMRWVSVALILGVGGWMLFTALLAKNQQSSCGCGAHQHETHQLDEHHHGHHAAQETDHAVAGKSDLRTTALLGTAVGLLPCPSALAAYLTGMASGDPADGYLIIVAFGIGIAVSIFGVGLVLQCLSTKLLPLLKMSDRSVRRWNIARAVLILFVGLSYAGWLSYESILPISN; encoded by the coding sequence GTGTTCGCCCACATTCATGTTCAAGAAATGACGCTCGGTCTCGGGCTGCTGTTCGGAGCATTACATGCTTTGGAACCGGGGCACGGGAAGACGGCCCTGTTCGTGCATTTGCTCGACGGCCGCCGAAGTCGCTGGGTGCCGTTGACGATGGGGCTTTCCACGGCCGTCTCACACACGCTTTCCCTGCTGCTGATCGCCTTTTGCGTTCACGGCGTCACACACATGATCGCGCACGGAGTCGCCGAGTCGGTGGTGCCGGAGACGATGCGCTGGGTGAGCGTGGCCTTAATTCTTGGCGTCGGCGGGTGGATGCTCTTCACCGCACTCCTCGCAAAAAATCAACAGTCAAGCTGCGGCTGCGGCGCTCATCAACACGAAACGCATCAGTTGGACGAACATCACCACGGTCACCACGCGGCTCAAGAAACCGATCACGCAGTCGCCGGGAAGAGCGATCTGAGAACGACGGCGCTGCTGGGAACAGCCGTCGGCTTATTGCCCTGCCCATCAGCGCTAGCGGCCTATTTGACCGGCATGGCTTCCGGCGACCCGGCTGACGGGTATCTGATCATCGTGGCATTCGGCATTGGGATCGCCGTGTCGATTTTCGGAGTCGGCCTGGTGCTGCAGTGCTTAAGCACCAAGCTGCTACCGCTTCTTAAAATGTCCGACCGGTCGGTGCGTCGCTGGAACATCGCGCGGGCGGTCTTAATTCTATTCGTCGGTCTGTCTTATGCGGGCTGGCTCAGTTACGAATCTATTTTGCCGATATCGAATTAG
- a CDS encoding MerC domain-containing protein: MKTTYFNLDGLGMCASGLCMLHCLALPLLLTIAPIWELMQNEPLADQSTAAAVSISTEAPAEVERCCSTAACCTEVGGSTSAHETAGCCSSPSDFWFHTFMLATIVPLGLAAWGFGFRQHGDVRVLYLGASGTLLLLAALLFGHMLPLTRGEQAVNITGSIFLISAHVLNRHQCRCCREGLCSKAPQQVALTNLQVEHPATS, encoded by the coding sequence ATGAAGACGACGTATTTCAATCTTGATGGCCTGGGGATGTGCGCTTCTGGGCTCTGCATGTTGCATTGTCTAGCGCTCCCGCTATTGCTGACAATAGCGCCGATCTGGGAACTCATGCAGAACGAGCCGCTCGCTGATCAATCAACGGCAGCCGCTGTCTCGATTTCGACTGAAGCCCCTGCCGAAGTGGAAAGGTGTTGTTCCACGGCGGCCTGCTGCACGGAAGTGGGAGGTAGCACTAGCGCCCATGAAACGGCCGGATGCTGTTCTTCGCCGTCGGACTTCTGGTTTCACACCTTCATGCTGGCCACCATTGTTCCGCTGGGGTTGGCCGCATGGGGCTTCGGCTTCAGGCAGCACGGTGACGTGCGTGTGCTTTATCTTGGCGCGTCCGGCACTTTGCTCCTGCTGGCGGCGCTGTTATTCGGACACATGCTCCCGCTGACCCGTGGCGAACAAGCCGTCAACATTACCGGTAGCATTTTCTTAATTTCTGCCCACGTATTGAACCGCCACCAATGTCGTTGCTGCCGCGAAGGTTTGTGTTCTAAAGCTCCTCAGCAGGTTGCCCTGACGAACTTGCAGGTCGAACATCCGGCCACAAGTTAG
- the zigA gene encoding zinc metallochaperone GTPase ZigA — translation MTQKLPVTVLSGFLGAGKTTLLNHVLSNREGLRVAVIVNDMSEVNIDAALVDRDAALSRTEEKLVEMSNGCICCTLRDDLLQEVARLSKEGRFDYLLIESTGISEPIPVAQTFTFEAEDGTSLADVSRLDTMVTVVDAANFLDEYEEADYLKDRGESLGEEDERTVTDLLCDQVEFANVILVNKTDLVDSEELNRVEGVIRALNPAAKLIRTSRSQVDLSEVLDTGRFDYEKAASSAGWIREMEGKHTPETEEYGISSFTFRDRRPFHPQRFWDFIHDDAVWDGIVRSKGFFWIATKDQVAYEWSQAGGVSDHRPVGVWQAALPEEYRPAGLEESPEWHPYFGDRHQTLVFIGIGLDESSLRQRLSECLMSSGELAQSVETLTSTADPFPPVDFRPNDEEVPV, via the coding sequence ATGACTCAAAAATTACCCGTGACCGTCCTCTCCGGTTTCCTCGGTGCCGGTAAAACGACGCTGCTCAATCATGTCCTCTCAAATCGGGAGGGCCTGCGCGTCGCGGTCATCGTGAACGACATGTCCGAGGTCAATATCGATGCCGCGCTCGTTGATCGCGATGCAGCCCTCTCGCGGACCGAGGAAAAGCTCGTTGAAATGTCCAATGGTTGCATCTGCTGCACCCTGCGCGATGACCTGCTGCAAGAGGTCGCCCGGCTCTCGAAGGAGGGACGCTTCGACTATCTGCTCATTGAAAGCACCGGCATCAGCGAGCCGATCCCGGTCGCGCAGACGTTCACCTTCGAGGCCGAAGATGGTACGAGCCTCGCCGACGTGTCTCGGCTCGACACGATGGTCACCGTCGTGGATGCCGCGAACTTTCTGGATGAATATGAAGAGGCCGATTATCTCAAAGATCGGGGTGAGTCGCTCGGCGAGGAAGACGAGCGAACGGTGACCGACCTTCTGTGCGATCAGGTGGAGTTTGCCAACGTCATTTTGGTGAATAAGACTGATCTCGTCGATTCCGAAGAATTAAATCGCGTTGAAGGAGTCATTCGAGCCCTCAACCCTGCCGCGAAGCTCATTCGGACCAGCCGCAGCCAAGTGGACCTGTCAGAGGTCCTTGACACTGGTCGCTTTGACTATGAGAAGGCCGCGAGTTCGGCGGGCTGGATTCGCGAAATGGAAGGGAAGCACACCCCGGAGACAGAGGAGTACGGCATTAGCAGCTTCACCTTTCGCGACCGTCGGCCGTTCCATCCGCAGCGATTCTGGGACTTCATTCACGACGACGCGGTCTGGGACGGCATCGTTCGCAGCAAAGGATTCTTCTGGATCGCGACGAAGGATCAAGTTGCCTACGAGTGGTCGCAGGCCGGCGGAGTGAGCGACCACCGCCCCGTCGGAGTCTGGCAAGCCGCGCTGCCCGAAGAGTATCGGCCCGCCGGGCTGGAAGAGTCGCCGGAGTGGCATCCCTACTTCGGTGACCGGCACCAGACGCTCGTTTTTATCGGAATCGGATTGGACGAGAGTTCGCTGCGTCAACGTCTGTCGGAATGCCTCATGTCTTCCGGAGAACTGGCTCAAAGCGTTGAAACACTCACATCGACCGCTGATCCGTTTCCTCCGGTCGATTTTCGGCCAAACGATGAGGAGGTGCCGGTGTGA
- a CDS encoding A24 family peptidase, which translates to MTNRQNVIWWTSRGLIGLGAAAALVYFIAIPTWDTIDYVFFEQPQSEVLEDLTIAEQIRIRGMEFFTATWFAALGAVVASYLNVIAYRMPIGKTVFAKDSACPSCGSRIRMADNIPIIGWLRLRGECRDCQEPISVRYPLVEFVGAAIFLTLYIVEVLSGAENIPNTTRYFYRGALWIVWYTKWDVIGLYFYHCLLLSSLLTFALLGIDRHRVPWFAFTTAVVFGLVPPQIWTHLNPIAPIPGDVFAELFPFEPQRLSGVCGLLAGMILGGAIDLSINRLLRRPSWESLCGLGVAGTFLGWQATLAIASALCSVLIIILAARVMWKPTFTIPANGCLCFVTLVFLCSWSWLLKSYGSLWP; encoded by the coding sequence GTGACGAATCGTCAAAATGTGATTTGGTGGACAAGCCGCGGGCTGATCGGATTGGGAGCCGCCGCGGCTCTTGTCTATTTCATCGCGATTCCGACGTGGGACACGATTGATTACGTCTTCTTCGAGCAGCCGCAATCTGAAGTTCTCGAAGATCTCACGATCGCCGAGCAAATTCGCATCCGCGGCATGGAGTTCTTTACCGCCACCTGGTTCGCCGCGTTGGGGGCCGTTGTTGCCAGCTATTTGAATGTCATCGCCTACCGCATGCCGATCGGCAAAACGGTTTTCGCGAAAGACTCGGCGTGCCCCTCGTGCGGCAGCCGCATCCGGATGGCTGATAACATTCCGATCATCGGCTGGCTCCGCCTCCGCGGTGAGTGCCGCGACTGCCAGGAACCAATCTCCGTCCGTTACCCACTTGTTGAATTTGTCGGCGCCGCGATTTTCTTAACGCTCTATATAGTCGAAGTACTCAGCGGCGCAGAAAATATCCCGAATACAACGCGCTATTTTTATCGCGGCGCCCTGTGGATCGTGTGGTACACCAAGTGGGATGTCATTGGGCTCTATTTTTACCACTGCCTGCTGCTATCCTCGCTGTTGACATTCGCACTCTTGGGGATTGATCGCCACCGCGTGCCGTGGTTCGCGTTCACCACCGCGGTCGTGTTCGGCCTTGTTCCACCTCAAATCTGGACACACCTTAATCCGATCGCGCCGATACCCGGGGATGTCTTCGCTGAACTTTTCCCGTTCGAGCCGCAGAGACTGAGCGGCGTGTGCGGCCTTTTGGCCGGAATGATTCTGGGTGGGGCAATCGACCTTAGCATTAATCGCCTGTTGCGCCGCCCTTCGTGGGAGTCGCTTTGCGGGCTGGGAGTCGCGGGCACGTTTTTGGGGTGGCAGGCCACATTAGCCATTGCGTCAGCCCTCTGCAGCGTTTTAATCATCATCTTGGCGGCTCGAGTCATGTGGAAGCCAACTTTCACGATCCCAGCAAACGGCTGCCTCTGCTTTGTAACCCTTGTCTTTCTCTGCAGTTGGTCGTGGCTACTTAAAAGCTATGGATCGCTTTGGCCGTAG
- a CDS encoding arylsulfatase, with protein sequence MLLAVACAQLFSSQAIFANQPTRPNIILIMADDMGYSDIGCYGGEIETPNLDRLAAGGVRFTQFYNTARCCPTRASLLTGLYQHQAGIGHMQNDLGYDGYRGDLNDRCVTIAEVLRESGYGTYMAGKWHVTKHIGPDCPRHNWPRQRGFDRFYGTITGAGDFYDPPTLTRDNTMLTIHTDKEYPAKDYYYTDAISDHAVRFIGEHLDNDADRPFFAYVSYTAAHWPMQAPDEAVGKYEGRYAGGYAPIRRARFDKIRELGLINSSCQLTECVGEWPNVKHKEWEARCMEVYAAMVDVMDQGIGRIVKELERRGELDETLILYLQDNGGCAEGTGRRPRPDFSKRPASAPFKPLAADEIVTTYKPSQTRDGYPMLRGPQVMPGPRDTFIAYGKNWANVSNTPFREYKHWVHEGGISTPLIAHWPEGIREPGRLVHDPAHLIDIMATCVHIGDAPYPTEKGDVDVVPFEGTSLVGVFRQTQPIYKRAIFFEHEGNRAVRKGDWKLVAKAGRPWELYNMVSDRSETTDLAEDRPELVDGLKTEWNKWADRANVRPYDVWRKSRNK encoded by the coding sequence ATGCTTCTTGCGGTCGCTTGCGCACAACTTTTTTCTAGCCAAGCAATTTTTGCCAATCAGCCAACTCGGCCGAATATCATTCTGATTATGGCGGATGATATGGGCTACTCGGACATTGGCTGTTACGGGGGCGAGATCGAGACGCCGAATCTCGACAGGCTCGCCGCGGGCGGGGTGCGGTTCACCCAGTTTTATAATACGGCCCGATGCTGTCCGACGCGGGCCTCACTGTTGACGGGATTGTACCAGCATCAAGCGGGCATCGGGCACATGCAGAATGATCTCGGCTATGATGGATATCGTGGTGACTTAAATGACCGCTGCGTCACGATTGCGGAGGTCTTAAGAGAATCGGGCTATGGCACATATATGGCGGGTAAGTGGCATGTGACCAAGCACATCGGCCCCGACTGCCCAAGGCACAATTGGCCGCGGCAGCGCGGGTTTGATCGCTTCTACGGCACGATTACCGGGGCGGGGGACTTTTACGATCCGCCGACGCTCACCCGTGATAATACGATGCTCACGATTCACACAGATAAAGAGTATCCGGCGAAAGACTATTATTATACGGACGCAATTAGCGACCACGCGGTTAGATTCATTGGCGAACATCTTGACAACGACGCGGACCGGCCGTTTTTCGCTTATGTGTCTTACACGGCAGCGCACTGGCCGATGCAAGCGCCGGACGAGGCTGTGGGAAAATATGAGGGACGCTATGCCGGCGGTTACGCTCCGATCAGGCGGGCTCGCTTCGACAAAATAAGAGAATTGGGTCTGATTAATTCATCGTGTCAATTAACCGAATGCGTGGGCGAATGGCCAAATGTGAAACATAAGGAATGGGAAGCCCGCTGCATGGAGGTCTATGCGGCGATGGTCGACGTGATGGACCAGGGGATCGGGCGGATCGTTAAAGAACTTGAGAGGCGAGGGGAACTTGATGAGACGCTGATTCTATATTTGCAAGACAATGGCGGCTGTGCCGAGGGTACGGGTCGAAGGCCCCGGCCCGATTTCTCGAAACGCCCTGCGAGCGCACCCTTTAAGCCGCTCGCCGCCGATGAGATTGTGACGACTTACAAACCCAGTCAGACGCGTGACGGCTATCCGATGCTTCGAGGTCCACAGGTGATGCCGGGGCCGCGGGACACCTTTATTGCGTACGGGAAAAACTGGGCGAATGTTTCCAATACGCCTTTTCGCGAATATAAGCACTGGGTGCACGAAGGAGGGATCTCGACCCCATTGATTGCTCATTGGCCCGAAGGCATTCGCGAACCGGGGCGGCTTGTCCATGATCCGGCCCATTTAATCGACATCATGGCCACCTGTGTGCATATCGGTGACGCGCCGTATCCGACTGAAAAGGGTGACGTTGATGTCGTCCCGTTCGAGGGGACGAGCCTTGTTGGCGTCTTTCGGCAGACACAACCGATCTACAAACGAGCGATATTCTTCGAGCACGAAGGTAACCGGGCCGTCAGAAAAGGTGATTGGAAGCTCGTTGCCAAAGCGGGGCGTCCTTGGGAACTGTACAATATGGTCAGTGACCGCAGCGAAACGACCGACCTCGCCGAAGATCGCCCAGAATTGGTCGATGGCCTTAAGACGGAGTGGAATAAATGGGCAGATCGAGCGAACGTCCGCCCGTATGATGTCTGGCGAAAAAGCCGCAATAAATAG
- a CDS encoding M90 family metallopeptidase: protein MFGLFRGWRRGRLKKKPFPEQWEQWLNENFTQFRMLPVEDQQELRKSVQIFVAEKHWEAAKGFQLTEEMKVIVAAQACVLTLGFPGDYFDNLSSVILFEDEYSRKTSGLERRGWVASMETGVRYGEAMLHGPVALSWEDTLRGARIPNDGFNLVYHEFAHILDFADFSVDGIPSAFGLEDLDRWKESFTREYHNHVRATRQGEHTLLGRYAATNPAEFLAVGTEVFFEKPRLMQVRLPQLFDLFREFYRQNPAEWKADETQES, encoded by the coding sequence ATGTTCGGATTATTTCGTGGTTGGCGACGCGGGAGGCTGAAGAAGAAGCCATTTCCCGAGCAGTGGGAGCAATGGCTGAATGAGAACTTCACGCAATTCCGAATGCTGCCGGTCGAAGACCAGCAAGAGCTCCGCAAGAGTGTGCAGATCTTCGTGGCGGAGAAGCATTGGGAGGCGGCAAAGGGCTTTCAATTGACAGAAGAAATGAAGGTGATCGTCGCCGCGCAGGCCTGCGTGCTGACGTTGGGCTTTCCCGGCGACTACTTCGACAATCTCAGCAGCGTCATCTTATTTGAGGATGAATATAGCCGGAAGACATCGGGGCTCGAACGGCGCGGATGGGTGGCGTCGATGGAAACCGGCGTCCGTTACGGCGAGGCGATGCTGCATGGCCCGGTGGCTCTTTCGTGGGAAGATACGCTTCGCGGTGCCCGAATTCCCAACGACGGATTCAATCTGGTTTACCACGAATTCGCACACATCCTCGACTTCGCTGATTTCTCCGTCGACGGAATTCCGTCCGCCTTTGGACTCGAAGACCTCGATCGCTGGAAGGAGTCGTTTACTCGGGAATATCACAATCATGTCCGCGCGACGCGTCAGGGAGAGCACACGCTGTTGGGCCGATACGCCGCGACGAATCCGGCGGAGTTTCTGGCGGTGGGCACGGAGGTGTTCTTCGAAAAGCCACGCCTGATGCAAGTTCGCCTGCCGCAATTGTTCGATCTGTTTCGAGAGTTTTATCGGCAAAATCCCGCGGAGTGGAAAGCGGACGAAACTCAGGAATCGTGA
- a CDS encoding (2Fe-2S) ferredoxin domain-containing protein, translated as MPAFTHHIFVCGNQRSPDHRRGCCDPLADQSLRAAFKAEIAKHRLGPDVRANHAGCLEQCEYGPAVIIYPHGIHYGNVTIDDVPRIIAETVIKGRILEDLLIPDDFVNNATADHVRQWAETHDRPADPRHDS; from the coding sequence ATGCCCGCATTCACACACCATATCTTCGTCTGCGGGAACCAGCGATCACCCGACCATCGCCGCGGTTGCTGCGATCCGTTGGCCGATCAATCGCTGCGTGCCGCGTTCAAGGCAGAAATCGCCAAGCATCGCCTCGGTCCCGATGTCCGAGCGAATCACGCCGGGTGCCTGGAGCAATGCGAGTACGGCCCTGCCGTGATCATTTATCCTCATGGAATCCATTATGGAAACGTCACGATCGACGACGTGCCGCGGATTATCGCAGAGACCGTCATTAAAGGACGTATCCTCGAAGACCTCTTGATCCCGGACGACTTCGTCAACAACGCCACCGCCGATCACGTGCGTCAGTGGGCCGAAACGCACGACCGCCCGGCCGATCCACGTCACGATTCCTGA
- a CDS encoding phosphoribosylanthranilate isomerase, which translates to MWVKFCGLTSVEAVRSLSSLQPDALGLNFYDRSVRCVSVQLAQEMTEAIPPSIAKVGVFVNQIPDEVVRHVSEVGLDVAQFHGDESPELLLAFRERLPDTKVIKAARMTPSFEDDFPDYLAECDKLDCRPDYCLIDAHVKGEYGGTGATLEWSRLAEIDRAGWPPLILAGGLVPENLAEAIATVRPFGVDVAGGIEASPGVKNFDRARRFMNHCERRD; encoded by the coding sequence ATGTGGGTGAAATTCTGCGGATTGACGTCGGTCGAGGCCGTCCGGTCGCTGTCTTCCCTGCAGCCGGATGCACTGGGGCTGAATTTTTATGACCGATCGGTCCGGTGCGTCAGCGTGCAATTGGCGCAGGAGATGACCGAGGCGATTCCGCCTTCTATCGCGAAGGTCGGCGTGTTCGTGAACCAGATTCCCGATGAAGTCGTCCGGCACGTCAGTGAGGTCGGCCTTGATGTCGCGCAATTTCATGGCGATGAGTCACCGGAGTTGCTGCTGGCGTTTCGAGAACGGCTGCCCGATACTAAGGTCATCAAAGCCGCGCGGATGACGCCGTCGTTCGAAGACGACTTTCCTGATTACCTGGCGGAGTGCGACAAGCTCGATTGCCGACCGGACTATTGCCTGATCGACGCGCATGTCAAAGGTGAGTACGGTGGGACAGGGGCGACGCTCGAATGGTCACGTCTCGCCGAAATCGATCGGGCCGGTTGGCCGCCACTGATCTTGGCTGGCGGATTGGTGCCCGAAAACCTGGCCGAGGCAATCGCGACAGTCAGGCCTTTTGGGGTCGACGTCGCGGGGGGAATCGAAGCGTCGCCGGGCGTCAAAAACTTTGATCGAGCACGGCGATTCATGAATCATTGCGAGCGGCGCGATTGA
- a CDS encoding response regulator transcription factor codes for MPADKIVLIEDDREISSTLTSVLSGAGYSVRAAPNGLEGQKLLSADRPDLLITDMMMPRMGGFPILEFLKTLDNPPPVIMITANEGGRHKAYAEMLGVVDYLRKPFAMDVFLDAVSRAIAKGKEGEGQSESDEAVGSPKLRKGK; via the coding sequence ATGCCTGCCGATAAAATCGTTCTGATCGAAGACGACCGCGAAATCTCTAGCACGCTGACCAGCGTCCTTTCCGGCGCCGGCTATAGCGTGCGGGCCGCCCCGAACGGCCTCGAAGGGCAGAAGCTACTCAGTGCGGATCGACCGGACCTACTGATCACCGATATGATGATGCCGCGGATGGGCGGGTTTCCGATTCTCGAATTCCTGAAAACGCTCGACAACCCGCCGCCGGTGATCATGATCACCGCGAACGAAGGGGGGCGTCATAAAGCGTACGCAGAGATGCTCGGAGTGGTCGACTACCTTCGCAAGCCCTTCGCGATGGACGTGTTTCTCGATGCGGTGTCGCGGGCAATTGCGAAGGGCAAGGAAGGCGAAGGCCAGTCGGAGTCCGACGAAGCTGTCGGCAGCCCGAAATTGCGGAAGGGCAAGTAG
- the bshB1 gene encoding bacillithiol biosynthesis deacetylase BshB1: protein MSVQEMPASPLDLLVVAPHPDDAEISVGGTILKALADGKSVGVVDLTDGEPTPHGTPQRRAKETTAATEVLGLTWRHQLGLPNRSLVDDLDARAKLAGVFRQTRPSVILSPFAEDAHPDHVAATRLINDARFWAKLSKTDLPGEPFHPPRILYYFSVHLRIVEQASFVVDVSEHFERKLEAIRCYESQVIEGRSTEFPTVFDDLRGRARYWGWTIGVGYAEPLHSREPIHGDVFSV, encoded by the coding sequence ATGAGCGTTCAAGAAATGCCGGCGTCCCCGCTTGATTTACTGGTCGTCGCTCCGCATCCCGACGATGCGGAAATCAGCGTCGGCGGCACGATTCTCAAGGCACTGGCGGATGGCAAGTCGGTCGGCGTCGTCGACCTCACCGACGGTGAGCCAACGCCGCACGGCACGCCGCAGCGACGGGCGAAAGAGACGACCGCCGCGACGGAAGTGCTCGGGCTGACGTGGCGACATCAGTTGGGGCTGCCGAATCGATCATTGGTCGATGACCTCGATGCACGGGCGAAACTGGCGGGTGTCTTTCGTCAGACTCGACCGAGCGTGATTCTCTCTCCATTTGCCGAAGATGCGCATCCTGATCACGTTGCCGCCACGCGATTGATCAACGATGCCCGATTCTGGGCGAAACTGTCGAAGACTGATCTGCCTGGGGAGCCGTTTCATCCGCCGCGGATTTTGTATTACTTCAGCGTCCACTTGCGGATCGTCGAACAGGCCTCGTTTGTCGTCGATGTGTCGGAGCATTTCGAACGCAAGCTGGAGGCGATCCGCTGCTATGAAAGCCAGGTCATCGAAGGGCGTTCGACCGAATTCCCGACAGTGTTCGATGATCTACGGGGTCGGGCGAGGTACTGGGGTTGGACGATCGGCGTCGGCTATGCTGAGCCGCTGCACAGTCGCGAGCCGATTCATGGTGACGTGTTTAGCGTTTGA
- a CDS encoding metal-dependent transcriptional regulator gives MPSLTVENYLKSILQVGLRTDHQVVSTGRLAEELGVSPGTVTSMLKTLSDAELAAYTPYEGVELTEKGRTHAIKVLRRHRLIELFLVKTLNLTWDQVHEEAEHMEHAVSDQLIDAIDEFLGSPTTDPHGDPIPTSQGEMPTDQIDTCRLCDCKTGTNFRLVRVTNQSADFLRFLSDSGMEIGVSGTISGNSTEAALVTVDVDGKSISLGHAAAEGLLVEER, from the coding sequence ATGCCCAGCCTGACCGTCGAGAACTATTTGAAGTCGATCCTACAGGTCGGGCTGCGTACCGACCATCAGGTCGTCTCGACTGGTCGACTCGCTGAGGAACTTGGTGTCTCACCCGGCACCGTGACGAGCATGTTGAAAACGCTCTCCGACGCTGAACTGGCGGCATACACCCCGTACGAGGGGGTCGAACTGACCGAAAAAGGCCGGACGCACGCGATCAAAGTCCTCCGCCGCCACCGCCTGATCGAACTGTTCCTGGTGAAGACGCTCAACCTTACGTGGGATCAGGTTCACGAAGAGGCGGAGCACATGGAACACGCCGTCAGCGATCAACTGATTGACGCAATCGACGAGTTCCTCGGCTCCCCCACGACCGACCCCCACGGAGACCCCATCCCGACGTCGCAGGGCGAAATGCCGACTGATCAGATCGACACGTGTCGGCTTTGCGACTGCAAGACGGGCACGAATTTTCGGCTGGTCCGCGTGACGAATCAGTCGGCCGACTTTCTTCGTTTTCTGTCCGACTCAGGCATGGAGATCGGCGTCAGCGGCACGATCTCGGGCAACAGTACTGAAGCTGCACTTGTGACGGTCGATGTCGACGGCAAGTCGATCTCCCTCGGCCACGCCGCCGCCGAAGGCCTGCTCGTCGAAGAGCGATAG